One stretch of Solenopsis invicta isolate M01_SB chromosome 16, UNIL_Sinv_3.0, whole genome shotgun sequence DNA includes these proteins:
- the LOC120359786 gene encoding uncharacterized protein LOC120359786, which translates to MYFAEGDNTLYSGEVKKECNGISTERRTARLLSRRYALTATSYKYLEIGINVGPPSYVEIAIRDHQGRELILSVETWKGLYKQRWNISKLIRNDYKDNFISVGPLTIKVSVMNDVRRIRLESSNVCDSD; encoded by the exons ATGTATTTTGCCGAGGGAGATAACACATTGTACAGTggtgaagtgaagaaggaatgCAATGG cATTTCGACGGAGCGTCGTACAGCGCGCTTATTGAGCAGACGTTACGCTTTGACAGCTACGAGTTACAAGTATTTGGAGATTGGAATTAACGTTGGTCCACCGAGTTACGTGGAGATCGCCATAAGAGATCATCAAGGACGAGAATTGATACTGTCTGTCGAAACGTGGAAAGGTCTCTACAAGCAACGatggaatatttccaaattaattcggAATGACTACAAGGACAATTTTATAAGCGTCGGACCCTTAACAATCAAAGTTAGTGTGATGAATGACGTTAGGCGCATACGTCTCGAATCTTCTAACGTATGTGACAGTGATTGA